In the Euphorbia lathyris chromosome 5, ddEupLath1.1, whole genome shotgun sequence genome, one interval contains:
- the LOC136229714 gene encoding prunin 1 Pru du 6-like produces MAYVALCCLLLLLHSCIATSSKTNCQVIHRLFAREPDIRNPTGSAEIWNPNSDLFQCAGAQVARYNVKPNGYVLPLYNNAPKIVYTAQGGSQSILAGFSLEFITKAFNINNELAIKLQNKMDFRDSTIYMTGGGLDFSSSPTAQPCRNQDQQGRKGLDNDKDESFCNINTRTLRISDPSRADLFIPKVGYLKTIDLHQLSILESSQLSISYNHLLKDVMRLPH; encoded by the exons ATGGCTTATGTTGCTCTCTGCtgtcttcttctcctcctccatAGCTGCATAGCTACTAGTTCTAAAACTAATTGCCAAGTGATCCATCGCCTCTTTGCGAGAGAACCTGATATCCGAAATCCTACTGGTTCTGCAGAAATCTGGAATCCCAATTCGGACCTGTTTCAATGTGCTGGTGCACAGGTTGCTCGGTACAACGTTAAACCCAATGGATATGTATTACCATTGTACAACAATGCTCCTAAAATCGTTTACACCGCTCAAG GGGGGTCTCAAAGTATATTAGCCGGCTTTTCTTTGGAGTTTATTACTAAAGCTTTCAACATCAACAATGAGTTGGCtataaaacttcaaaacaaGATGGACTTTAGGGATAGCACCATCTATATGACTGGTGGTGGACTTGATTTTTCTAGTTCACCAACTGCACAACCATGTCGAAATCAGGACCAACAAGGACGAAAAGGTCTTGATAATGATAAGGACGAGTCTTTCTGCAACATTAACACGAGGACATTGAGAATCTCTGATCCTTCTAGGGCGGATCTTTTCATCCCAAAAGTTGGTTATTTGAAAACCATCGACCTCCACCAACTCTCTATTCTCGAGTCGAGCCAACTCAGTATTTCTTACAACCATCTTCTAAAG GATGTTATGAGATTACCCCATTAG